The Cottoperca gobio chromosome 22, fCotGob3.1, whole genome shotgun sequence genome contains a region encoding:
- the htr1d gene encoding 5-hydroxytryptamine receptor 1D, translating into MELDNSSLDYFTSNFTDIPDTITTPPWSEATVLGFQISLSALLALVTLATVLSNAFVIATIFLTRKLHTPANFLIGSLAVTDMLVSILVMPISIVYTVSKTWSLGQIVCDIWLSSDITFCTASILHLCVIALDRYWAITDALEYTKRRTMRRAAIMVGVVWVISISISMPPLFWRQAKAHEELTECMVNTDQISYTLYSTFGAFYVPTVLLIILYGRIYVAARSRIFKTPSSSGKRFTTAQLIQTSAGSSLCSLNSASNQEAHLHSGNAGGGGGSPLFMNSVKVKLADSVLERKRLCAARERKATKTLGIILGAFIICWLPFFVGTLVTAICKDCWFDPVLFDVFTWLGYLNSLINPVIYTAFNDEFKQAFQKLMKFRRFT; encoded by the coding sequence ATGGAGCTGGATAATAGCTCCCTGGACTACTTTACCAGCAACTTCACAGATATTCCAGACACCATTACAACTCCACCCTGGAGCGAGGCCACGGTACTCGGTTTTCAGATCTCCCTGTCTGCACTTTTAGCTCTTGTCACCTTAGCTACCGTGCTCTCAAACGCCTTTGTCATCGCCACCATCTTTCTGACCAGGAAGCTCCACACACCTGCCAACTTCCTGATCGGCTCCCTCGCCGTCACAGACATGCTGGTGTCTATTTTAGTCATGCCAATCAGCATTGTCTACACTGTCAGCAAGACGTGGTCGCTGGGGCAGATTGTTTGTGACATCTGGCTGTCGTCTGATATCACCTTCTGCACGGCCTCCATCTTGCACCTGTGTGTGATCGCATTGGACCGCTACTGGGCCATCACAGACGCGTTGGAGTACACAAAACGCCGTACCATGCGCCGGGCGGCGATCATGGTAGGGGTGGTGTGGGTGATCTCCATATCGATTTCCATGCCTCCACTTTTCTGGCGGCAGGCCAAAGCCCACGAGGAGCTGACTGAGTGCATGGTGAATACAGATCAAATCTCTTACACCCTATACTCCACCTTCGGCGCCTTCTACGTCCCCACAGTGCTTCTCATCATCCTATACGGACGGATCTATGTTGCCGCCCGCTCCCGCATCTTTAAAACGCCGTCGTCCTCGGGGAAACGATTCACCACAGCACAGCTCATCCAGACCTCTGCGggctcctctctctgttctcttaaTTCTGCCTCCAACCAGGAAGCCCACCTACACTCTGGCAATGCAGGAGGTGGGGGAGGATCGCCTTTGTTCATGAATAGCGTGAAAGTAAAGCTGGCAGACAGCGTGCTGGAGAGGAAACGTCTGTGTGCGGCCCGGGAGAGGAAAGCGACCAAGACACTGGGCATCATCCTTGGCGCTTTCATTATCTGTTGGCTCCCGTTCTTTGTGGGCACTCTCGTCACGGCCATATGTAAAGACTGCTGGTTTGATCCAGTGCTTTTTGATGTATTTACCTGGCTGGGATACCTGAACTCACTCATCAATCCTGTTATCTACACCGCATTCAACGATGAATTCAAGCAGGCTTTCCAAAAACTCATGAAATTCAGACGGTTTACCTGA